A stretch of the Nothobranchius furzeri strain GRZ-AD chromosome 5, NfurGRZ-RIMD1, whole genome shotgun sequence genome encodes the following:
- the LOC107379621 gene encoding protein C1orf43 homolog isoform X1 — protein MENEGILSGVNVILVMAYGSLVFVLLFLFIKRQIMRLAMKSRRGPHVPIGHNAPKELRQEIEAKLFQVQNIQFEPRLLCPDDVRLQQREGSGSHDHLYRMKALDAVRDTEFPFRELGGTPSAVTGKRFRTWLLQLRNSHCVFGDSLSSLIDVVLDGYNKARHGAEAFGEAEFVKYLEALSELASVVKSRSNTPSQQHQAAAKDLTGTAEPADSSAPAQTSYLTSTLQQRSKRPRHFLELKSFKDNYNSLDSSS, from the exons ATGGAGAACGAGGGGATTCTGTCAGGCGTTAACGTGATTCTCGTGATGGCCTACGGCAGCCTG GTGTTTGTTTTGCTCTTCCTGTTCATCAAGAGACAAATCATGCGTCTTGCCATGAAGTCTCGAAGAGGGCCGCACGTTCCCATTGGCCACAACGCTCCCAAG GAGCTGAGACAAGAGATTGAAGCCAAACTGTTTCAGGTCCAAAACATCCAGTTTGAGCCTCGCTTGTTGTGTCCAGATGACGTCCGACTGCAGCAGAGGGAAGGATCTG GTTCCCATGACCACCTGTACAGGATGAAAGCGCtggatgcagtcagagacactg AGTTTCCTTTCCGCGAACTGGGCGGGACACCCTCCGCCGTGACCGGGAAAAGGTTTCGGACCTGGCTGCTGCAGCTCCGAAACTCCCACTGTGTGTTCGGAGACAGCCTGAGCTCTCTCATAGACGTGGTGTTGGACGGCTACAACAAAGCCCGTCACGGAGCGGAG GCTTTTGGTGAAGCGGAGTTTGTAAAATACCTGGAAGCTCTAAGTGAGCTGGCCTCCGT ggtgAAGTCCCGAAGCAACACACCGAGTCAGCAGCACCAGGCTGCAGCCAAAGACCTGACCGGTACCGCTGAACCCGCCGACTCCTCTGCCCCCGCCCAAACCTCCTACCTCACGTCCACGCTGCAGCAGCGCAGCAAGAGGCCTCGGCACTTCCTGGAGCTGAAGAGCTTCAAAGACAACTACAACTCTCTGGACAGCTCGTCCTGA
- the LOC107379621 gene encoding protein C1orf43 homolog isoform X2: MENEGILSGVNVILVMAYGSLVFVLLFLFIKRQIMRLAMKSRRGPHVPIGHNAPKELRQEIEAKLFQVQNIQFEPRLLCPDDVRLQQREGSGSHDHLYRMKALDAVRDTEFPFRELGGTPSAVTGKRFRTWLLQLRNSHCVFGDSLSSLIDVVLDGYNKARHGAELFATIRAGVGAGSARGPSTADGVTLLHIYSAFTHVLERHQQFC; encoded by the exons ATGGAGAACGAGGGGATTCTGTCAGGCGTTAACGTGATTCTCGTGATGGCCTACGGCAGCCTG GTGTTTGTTTTGCTCTTCCTGTTCATCAAGAGACAAATCATGCGTCTTGCCATGAAGTCTCGAAGAGGGCCGCACGTTCCCATTGGCCACAACGCTCCCAAG GAGCTGAGACAAGAGATTGAAGCCAAACTGTTTCAGGTCCAAAACATCCAGTTTGAGCCTCGCTTGTTGTGTCCAGATGACGTCCGACTGCAGCAGAGGGAAGGATCTG GTTCCCATGACCACCTGTACAGGATGAAAGCGCtggatgcagtcagagacactg AGTTTCCTTTCCGCGAACTGGGCGGGACACCCTCCGCCGTGACCGGGAAAAGGTTTCGGACCTGGCTGCTGCAGCTCCGAAACTCCCACTGTGTGTTCGGAGACAGCCTGAGCTCTCTCATAGACGTGGTGTTGGACGGCTACAACAAAGCCCGTCACGGAGCGGAG CTGTTTGCCACCATTAGAGCCGGTGTCGGTgctggatcggctcggggtccttcgactgccgatggcgtcacattactgcacatctactcggctttcacacacgttttggaaagacatcagcagttttgttaa
- the LOC107379620 gene encoding serine-rich adhesin for platelets isoform X2, translating into MDLSLLAAASSENGTRGTGACFTVRSASPPSFSFTRRSGVRRRETAKGVREEDKCGTRSGPDRAEDMRVEEKDASGHQMSAKPNQNGTAPENGADGEADAVFENRGRTHLWKSYLPSRSQSLDWRSEARSPVQSTRTDQESVKGQTDFSKQVGSLKERRFETGVGPTGRGTPADYSNLTLDWTSKVHSLPSRFRSEPGSKSAENPFGPKGGRSIQERIQKLYKSAGEKTEGGTFPRRFSSGDKHSPVQNRASFIWTQSNTWWSGSLDSSEPKNPKETSAARQRPLGSLFSEHFDYWEKEELELGTKSLDRARSRNTKAAQIRSARTVGEVSGSTWPQPASDETSSRSRGRTSSLNPEILNVQGKDDEGANALTTQRSVAADEDVFEADSQKITMKAADRSPLPEKLSSSSSAGVRNKISQFEALTQKATSQSQMPRRTFSVPAGLHRGYGGVKKSESVKEIGRKRDRWEEMKEGENKTTEMGKKIFPVRSLSVDEVGLRLGKTGSEQSRSGGKDKNDFSVDFDKYSRAKKTLHIPLNEETRTNKRTFYFDETDFGLEDKSKNNTPTTSAPSSFGIFSSVRGGDQTPTNIPDDFVFGPQPKDGPSAADSKNKRTSGINVDTTEETNSSHLPPGVSYHISGISTTQGCNAKEDVPTLLPASDSESSTPDVFRPDVKTDHRKGKKQLMDLSAWVASLNPEYQSLNDCIGHYEDDDQSTQKDDDSDSGDSSVTITSSTSQSDRRSFSISLSDLCNFSGVECESENNAADWEVHTGRTTSMSSDMSTFSCVSLLPTEELDQLLEDVRSLGDETLQDYNEVQVVVLHKEEGVGLGFSLAGGSQSVSLRCCSAGGLSEGRLSGFVY; encoded by the exons ATGGACTTGTCTTTGCTCGCTGCTGCATCAAGTGAAAACGGCACACGGGGGACAGGTGCGTGCTTCACCGTCCGCTCAGCCAGCCCTCCCTCATTCAGTTTCACTCGCAGGTCGGGCGTTCGGAGGAGGGAGACCGCTAAAGGTGTCAGAGAAGAAGATAAATGTGGCACGCGTTCAGGCCCAGATCGTGCTGAGGACATGAGAGTCGAAGAGAAAGATGCATCAGGTCATCAGATGTCAGCAAAACCAAACCAGAATGGAACAGCACCAGAGAACGGCGCTGACGGGGAAGCGGACGCTGTTTTTGAAAACCGAGGGAGGACACACTTGTGGAAGTCGTACCTACCGAGCAGAAGTCAGAGTTTAGACTGGAGATCAGAGGCAAGGAGCCCAGTTCAGAGCACCAGGACTGATCAGGAGTCAGTTAAAGGACAAACAGACTTCAGTAAACAGGTGGGAAGTTTAAAAGAAAGGAGGTTCGAAACTGGAGTCGGTCCGACAGGAAGAGGGACTCCTGCCGATTACAGCAACCTGACTTTGGACTGGACCAGCAAAGTTCATTCACTCCCTTCCAGGTTTAGATCCGAGCCCGGCTCAAAGTCTGCAGAGAACCCATTTGGACCCAAAGGTGGTCGGAGCATCCAGGAGCGAATACAGAAACTTTACAAGTCGGCCGGAGAGAAGACAGAAGGGGGGACCTTTCCCCGGCGGTTCTCATCAGGTGACAAGCACAGTCCGGTCCAAAACAGGGCGTCTTTCATCTGGACTCAAAGCAACACTTGGTGGTCTGGGAGTTTGGATTCTTCTGAACCAAAAAACCCAAAAGAGACATCCGCAGCGAGGCAGCGACCGCTCGGCAGCTTGTTTTCAGAGCATTTCGATTACTGGGAGAAGGAGGAGTTGGAACTGGGCACAAAGTCTCTGGACAGAGCAAGAAGTAGGAACACCAAAGCAGCTCAGATCAGATCTGCCAGGACTGTAGGGGAGGTTTCTGGATCCACATGGCCACAACCGGCTTCAGATGAGACTTCATCTAGAAGCAGAGGGAGAACATCAAGCTTAAACCCAGAAATACTCAACGTGCAAGGAAAGGACGATGAAGGAGCAAATGCATTAACTACGCAGAGGAGTGTTGCAGCCGACGAAGATGTGTTTGAGGCAGATTCTCAGAAAATCACCATGaaagcagcagacaggagcccgcTTCCAGAGAAGCTGTCGTCCTCTTCTTCAGCCGGCGTGAGAAATAAGATCAGTCAGTTTGAGGCGCTGACGCAGAAAGCAACAAGCCAATCGCAGATGCCCAGACGGACGTTTTCTGTGCCGGCAGGGCTCCACAGAGGCTACGGCGGCGTAAAGAAGAGCGAGTCGGTAAAAGAAATAGGCAGGAAAAGGGATCGGTGGGAGGAGATGAAAGAGGGAGAGAATAAAACGACAGAAATGGGAAAGAAAatcttcccagtcaggtccttatCGGTGGACGAAGTTGGACTAAGATTAGGGAAGACCGGGTCAGAACAAAGTCGCTCGGGAGGCAAAGACAAAAATGACTTCTCGGTGGATTTTGACAAATACTCTAGAGCCAAGAAAACGTTGCACATCCCTCTGAATGAAGAAACTCGAACGAACAAAAGAACGTTTTACTTTGACGAGACAGACTTCGGTCTCGAGGACAAGAGCAAGAATAACACACCAACCACCAGCGCGCCATCTTCGTTTGGCATTTTCTCATCAGTCAGAGGTGGAGACCAGACTCCAACTAACATCCCCGATGACTTCGTTTTTGGTCCACAGCCAAAAGACGGCCCTTCTGCCGCAGACAGCAAAAACAAAAGGACTTCTGGAATCAACGTAGACACAACTGAAGAAACCAACTCTTCTCATCTCCCTCCTGGCGTTTCCTACCACATCTCAGGCATCAGCACGACCCAGGGATGCAACGCCAAGGAGGATGTTCCCACTCTGCTTCCTGCCTCCGACTCGGAAAGCAGCACGCCTGACGTCTTCCGTCCAGATGTTAAAACAGACCACCGGAAAGGAAAGAAGCAGCTGATGGACCTGAGTGCATGGGTGGCCAGTCTGAACCCAGAGTATCAGTCTCTGAATGACTGCATTGGTCATTATGAGGACGATGATCAAAGCACTCAGAAGGACGATGATTCTGACTCTGGGGATTCCTCTGTGACCATCACCAGTAGCACGAGCCAATCAGATCGCAGGAGCTTCAGTATAAG CCTCTCGGACCTGTGTAACTTTTCTGGTGTTGAGTGTGAATCGGAAAACAACGCGGCTGACTGGGAGGTACATACTGGGCGCACCACCTCCATGAGCTCGGATATGTCGACCTTCTCCTGCGTGTCGCTGTTGCCCACCGAGGAGctcgatcagctgctggaagacGTCAGGAGTCTGGGGGACGAAACTCTGCAG GACTATAATGAAGTCCAGGTGGTGGTTCTCCATAAGGAGGAGGGAGTCGGACTGGGCTTCAGTCTGGCAGGAG GTTCACAAAGTGTTTCCCTCAGGTGTTGCAGCGCAGGAGGGCTCAGTGAGGGAAGGCTATCAGGTTTTGTCTATTAA
- the LOC107379620 gene encoding serine-rich adhesin for platelets isoform X1, whose amino-acid sequence MDLSLLAAASSENGTRGTGACFTVRSASPPSFSFTRRSGVRRRETAKGVREEDKCGTRSGPDRAEDMRVEEKDASGHQMSAKPNQNGTAPENGADGEADAVFENRGRTHLWKSYLPSRSQSLDWRSEARSPVQSTRTDQESVKGQTDFSKQVGSLKERRFETGVGPTGRGTPADYSNLTLDWTSKVHSLPSRFRSEPGSKSAENPFGPKGGRSIQERIQKLYKSAGEKTEGGTFPRRFSSGDKHSPVQNRASFIWTQSNTWWSGSLDSSEPKNPKETSAARQRPLGSLFSEHFDYWEKEELELGTKSLDRARSRNTKAAQIRSARTVGEVSGSTWPQPASDETSSRSRGRTSSLNPEILNVQGKDDEGANALTTQRSVAADEDVFEADSQKITMKAADRSPLPEKLSSSSSAGVRNKISQFEALTQKATSQSQMPRRTFSVPAGLHRGYGGVKKSESVKEIGRKRDRWEEMKEGENKTTEMGKKIFPVRSLSVDEVGLRLGKTGSEQSRSGGKDKNDFSVDFDKYSRAKKTLHIPLNEETRTNKRTFYFDETDFGLEDKSKNNTPTTSAPSSFGIFSSVRGGDQTPTNIPDDFVFGPQPKDGPSAADSKNKRTSGINVDTTEETNSSHLPPGVSYHISGISTTQGCNAKEDVPTLLPASDSESSTPDVFRPDVKTDHRKGKKQLMDLSAWVASLNPEYQSLNDCIGHYEDDDQSTQKDDDSDSGDSSVTITSSTSQSDRRSFSISLSDLCNFSGVECESENNAADWEVHTGRTTSMSSDMSTFSCVSLLPTEELDQLLEDVRSLGDETLQDYNEVQVVVLHKEEGVGLGFSLAGGVDQNKPITVHKVFPSGVAAQEGSVREGYQVLSINGTALSGTAHSEALRVLRKAKARDMAVVVLKRGGDGGASVKGVQKEDKCADVRQETGQRVCMQLQKIGRDLGFSLQGGVGSSEGNRPLTIQKIFQGGPVDKVFPGDEVLEIKGTSLLAMRRLEVWTFIRGLPPGPVEVVLRRPLLHQQT is encoded by the exons ATGGACTTGTCTTTGCTCGCTGCTGCATCAAGTGAAAACGGCACACGGGGGACAGGTGCGTGCTTCACCGTCCGCTCAGCCAGCCCTCCCTCATTCAGTTTCACTCGCAGGTCGGGCGTTCGGAGGAGGGAGACCGCTAAAGGTGTCAGAGAAGAAGATAAATGTGGCACGCGTTCAGGCCCAGATCGTGCTGAGGACATGAGAGTCGAAGAGAAAGATGCATCAGGTCATCAGATGTCAGCAAAACCAAACCAGAATGGAACAGCACCAGAGAACGGCGCTGACGGGGAAGCGGACGCTGTTTTTGAAAACCGAGGGAGGACACACTTGTGGAAGTCGTACCTACCGAGCAGAAGTCAGAGTTTAGACTGGAGATCAGAGGCAAGGAGCCCAGTTCAGAGCACCAGGACTGATCAGGAGTCAGTTAAAGGACAAACAGACTTCAGTAAACAGGTGGGAAGTTTAAAAGAAAGGAGGTTCGAAACTGGAGTCGGTCCGACAGGAAGAGGGACTCCTGCCGATTACAGCAACCTGACTTTGGACTGGACCAGCAAAGTTCATTCACTCCCTTCCAGGTTTAGATCCGAGCCCGGCTCAAAGTCTGCAGAGAACCCATTTGGACCCAAAGGTGGTCGGAGCATCCAGGAGCGAATACAGAAACTTTACAAGTCGGCCGGAGAGAAGACAGAAGGGGGGACCTTTCCCCGGCGGTTCTCATCAGGTGACAAGCACAGTCCGGTCCAAAACAGGGCGTCTTTCATCTGGACTCAAAGCAACACTTGGTGGTCTGGGAGTTTGGATTCTTCTGAACCAAAAAACCCAAAAGAGACATCCGCAGCGAGGCAGCGACCGCTCGGCAGCTTGTTTTCAGAGCATTTCGATTACTGGGAGAAGGAGGAGTTGGAACTGGGCACAAAGTCTCTGGACAGAGCAAGAAGTAGGAACACCAAAGCAGCTCAGATCAGATCTGCCAGGACTGTAGGGGAGGTTTCTGGATCCACATGGCCACAACCGGCTTCAGATGAGACTTCATCTAGAAGCAGAGGGAGAACATCAAGCTTAAACCCAGAAATACTCAACGTGCAAGGAAAGGACGATGAAGGAGCAAATGCATTAACTACGCAGAGGAGTGTTGCAGCCGACGAAGATGTGTTTGAGGCAGATTCTCAGAAAATCACCATGaaagcagcagacaggagcccgcTTCCAGAGAAGCTGTCGTCCTCTTCTTCAGCCGGCGTGAGAAATAAGATCAGTCAGTTTGAGGCGCTGACGCAGAAAGCAACAAGCCAATCGCAGATGCCCAGACGGACGTTTTCTGTGCCGGCAGGGCTCCACAGAGGCTACGGCGGCGTAAAGAAGAGCGAGTCGGTAAAAGAAATAGGCAGGAAAAGGGATCGGTGGGAGGAGATGAAAGAGGGAGAGAATAAAACGACAGAAATGGGAAAGAAAatcttcccagtcaggtccttatCGGTGGACGAAGTTGGACTAAGATTAGGGAAGACCGGGTCAGAACAAAGTCGCTCGGGAGGCAAAGACAAAAATGACTTCTCGGTGGATTTTGACAAATACTCTAGAGCCAAGAAAACGTTGCACATCCCTCTGAATGAAGAAACTCGAACGAACAAAAGAACGTTTTACTTTGACGAGACAGACTTCGGTCTCGAGGACAAGAGCAAGAATAACACACCAACCACCAGCGCGCCATCTTCGTTTGGCATTTTCTCATCAGTCAGAGGTGGAGACCAGACTCCAACTAACATCCCCGATGACTTCGTTTTTGGTCCACAGCCAAAAGACGGCCCTTCTGCCGCAGACAGCAAAAACAAAAGGACTTCTGGAATCAACGTAGACACAACTGAAGAAACCAACTCTTCTCATCTCCCTCCTGGCGTTTCCTACCACATCTCAGGCATCAGCACGACCCAGGGATGCAACGCCAAGGAGGATGTTCCCACTCTGCTTCCTGCCTCCGACTCGGAAAGCAGCACGCCTGACGTCTTCCGTCCAGATGTTAAAACAGACCACCGGAAAGGAAAGAAGCAGCTGATGGACCTGAGTGCATGGGTGGCCAGTCTGAACCCAGAGTATCAGTCTCTGAATGACTGCATTGGTCATTATGAGGACGATGATCAAAGCACTCAGAAGGACGATGATTCTGACTCTGGGGATTCCTCTGTGACCATCACCAGTAGCACGAGCCAATCAGATCGCAGGAGCTTCAGTATAAG CCTCTCGGACCTGTGTAACTTTTCTGGTGTTGAGTGTGAATCGGAAAACAACGCGGCTGACTGGGAGGTACATACTGGGCGCACCACCTCCATGAGCTCGGATATGTCGACCTTCTCCTGCGTGTCGCTGTTGCCCACCGAGGAGctcgatcagctgctggaagacGTCAGGAGTCTGGGGGACGAAACTCTGCAG GACTATAATGAAGTCCAGGTGGTGGTTCTCCATAAGGAGGAGGGAGTCGGACTGGGCTTCAGTCTGGCAGGAGGTGTGGACCAAAACAAACCCATCACT GTTCACAAAGTGTTTCCCTCAGGTGTTGCAGCGCAGGAGGGCTCAGTGAGGGAAGGCTATCAGGTTTTGTCTATTAATGGCACCGCGCTGTCTGGGACCGCCCACTCTGAGGCTCTAAGGGTTCTGAGGAAGGCGAAGGCTCGGGATATGGCGGTGGTGGTCCTGAAGAGGGGTGGTGACGGGGGGGCCTCTGTGAAGGGGGTGCAGAAAGAAGATAAGTGTGCAGACGTTCGACAGGAAACAG GTCAGCGTGTGTGCATGCAGCTGCAGAAGATCGGCAGGGATCTGGGCTTCAGCCTGCAGGGAGGAGTGGGCTCCAGTGAGGGCAACAGACCGCTCACCATCCAGAAGATATTCCAGG gAGGACCTGTTGATAAGGTATTTCCTGGTGATGAGGTTTTAGAAATTAAAGGCACTAGCTTGTTGGCCATGAGACGTCTGGAGGTCTGGACTTTCATCAGAGGTCTTCCGCCTGGACCTGTGGAGGTGGTGCTGCGGCGCCCTCTTCTACATCAGCAGACATGA
- the LOC139070198 gene encoding LOW QUALITY PROTEIN: GATA zinc finger domain-containing protein 14-like (The sequence of the model RefSeq protein was modified relative to this genomic sequence to represent the inferred CDS: deleted 4 bases in 2 codons; substituted 2 bases at 2 genomic stop codons), whose product MGFGERAFRWTQRSSSSEHRKTCARQYAVNSTKNNKNNNNNNNSSSSSGNNNNSRSSSGNNNNSRSSSGNNNNKNNKNNSSSSNNNNSRSSSGNNNNKNNNNNSSSGNNNSSSNSNNNNNNNSSNNNTAATTKQQQQQHSSNNNSNNNNNNSSSNNNTAAKTKQQQQQHSSNNNSSSNNNNSSSSNNNNTANNNNNSSSNNNNSSSNNNNSSSSSNNNNSSNNNNSSSNNNNSSSNNNNTQXQQHSSNNNNNNSSSNNNNSSNNNNSSSNNNHSSNNNNNNSSSNNNNSSSNSNNNSSRSNSNNNNNSSSNSNNSSSSNSNNNNSSSNSNNSSSNSNNNNNNNSSSNSNNNSSNSNNNNNNNNSNSNNNNNTQXQQHSSNNNNNNSSSNNNNNSSSNSNNNSSSSRSNSNNNNNSSSNSNNSGSNNNNSSSNSNNNSSSSNSNNNSSSSNSNNNNNSSSSNSNNNNNSSNSNNSSSNNNNNSSSNNNNSSNNNNSSSNSNNNNNNNSSSSNSNNNNSSSNSNNSSSNNNNNNSSSNSNNSSNNNNSSSNSNNSSSNNNNSSSSNSNNNNSSNNNNNSSNNNNSSNNNNSSSNSSKNNSSSSNNNNNNNNSNNNNSSDNIINNNYNDIIHNRKIVIVVVIIIIITIFLEMIGLKQLHGDPAGGAVPSQQEGDRFESQLWPLCVELACDLLREFVSVYPCDELETCPGCRPPRAH is encoded by the exons tatgCAGTTAACTCTACAaagaacaacaagaacaacaacaacaacaacaacagcagcagcagcagtggcaacaacaacaacagcagaagcagcagtggcaacaacaacaacagcagaagcagcagtggcaacaacaacaacaagaacaacaagaacaacagcagcagcagcaacaacaacaacagcagaagcagcagtggcaacaacaacaacaagaacaacaacaacaacagcagcagtggcaacaacaacagcagcagcaacagcaacaacaacaacaacaacaacagcagcaacaacaacacagcagcaacaacaaaacagcagcaacaacaacacagcagcaacaacaacagcaataacaacaacaacaacagcagcagcaacaacaacacagcagcaaaaacaaaacagcagcaacaacaacacagcagcaacaacaacagcagcagcaataacaacaacagcagcagcagcaataacaacaacacagca aacaacaacaacaacagcagcagcaataacaacaacagcagcagcaataacaacaacagcagcagcagcagcaataacaacaacagcagcaataacaacaacagcagcagcaataacaacaacagcagcagcaacaacaacaacaca caataacaacaacacagcagcaacaacaacaacaacaacagcagcagcaataacaacaacagcagcaataacaacaacagcagcagcaataacaac cacagcagcaacaacaacaacaacaacagcagcagcaataacaacaacagcagcagcaacagcaacaacaacagcagcagaagcaacagcaacaacaacaacaacagcagcagcaacagcaacaacagcagcagcagcaacagcaacaacaacaacagcagcagcaacagcaacaacagcagcagcaacagcaacaacaacaacaacaacaacagcagcagcaacagcaacaacaacagcagcaacagcaacaacaacaacaacaacaacaacagcaacagcaacaacaacaacaacaca caataacaacaacacagcagcaacaacaacaacaacaacagcagcagcaacaacaacaacaacagcagcagcaacagcaacaacaacagcagcagcagcagaagcaacagcaacaacaacaacaacagcagcagcaacagcaacaacagcggcagcaataacaacaacagcagcagcaacagcaacaacaacagcagcagcagcaacagcaacaacaacagcagcagcagcaacagcaacaacaacaacaacagcagcagcagcaacagcaacaacaacaacaacagcagcaacagtAACAATAGCAgcagcaataacaacaacaacagcagcagcaacaacaacaacagcagcaacaacaacaacagcagcagcaacagcaacaacaacaacaacaacaacagcagcagcagcaacagcaacaacaacaacagcagcagcaacagtaaCAATAGCAgcagcaataacaacaacaacaacagcagcagcaacagcaacaacagcagcaacaacaacaacagcagcagcaacagtaaCAATAGCAGCAGcaataacaacaacagcagcagcagcaacagcaacaacaacaacagcagcaacaacaacaacaacagcagcaacaacaacaacagcagcaacaacaacaacagcagcagcaacagcagcaaaaacaacagcagcagcagcaacaacaacaacaacaacaacaacagcaacaacaacaacagcagtgataatattattaataataattataatgacATTATTCATAATAGAAAAattgtaatagtagtagtaataataataataataacaata TTCTTAGAGATGATTGGTTTGAAGCAGCTGCACGGTGACCCTGCTGGAGGCGCTGttccctcgcagcaagaaggcgacaggtttgaatcccagctgtggcctttatgtgtggagttagcatgtgatctcctg CGTGAGTTTGTCTCCGTGTATCCCTGCGAtgaactggagacctgtccagggtgtcgacCGCCTCGCGCCCATTAA